The genome window CCATGCAACCTCCTTGAATCCGGGGTTGGCGGGGAAAAACATGGGTGTCACCCTGATTTTGGGGGCAAGTGAGAGATTGTCGATCAGATAATGCTGGATGGGTTGGTTGCCCTGGAGATTGTTTCCATATGCGCGAGGATGGGCCGGTTCTGGTGCGGCTGGCCGAGATCAACCATATCGACGACAAGGAAGGCAAGCCGGTTGGAATCAACCGCTATATCGGCCGGCGTCCGTTGCTCGCCTTCGGTAACTCCGACGGCGACCACCAGATGCTGCGATGGACAGCTGCTGGCGACGGTCTGCGTTTCATGGGTATAGTACACCATACCGATGCCGAGCGCGAATGGGCCTATGATCGCGGGGCAGATTTCGGTGGCCTTGACAAGGCCTGGGACGAGGCTGTTGAGAAGGGATGGACCGTGGTTGACATGAAAAATGATTGGCGGCGGATTTATCCACCACCGAAATCATGATATGCTGACAATATGACATGCCAATATGCCAAGATGTCAGGATGTCAAAATACAGAATCATGACATGCTGATATAGTGACGTAGGATTGTACTTACAGGCACATCCTGTGGTAGAATATGAAAATCGCCGCAAGGTGCAATCCGATCTGCGCGAGCGCCTCAAGGCGCAATTCGCAGCGGAAGGTATCCAGTTGGTGTTGCCTCAACGAGGTAGTTTCAGGAATAACGGCTTTTACGTCCCATGGCACAAGGCCCTGGCTGTGCCAACCACAACCACAATGAATGTTTCATCAATCTAATTTCTATTTTGGAGGTTACTCATGACTCAACGCAATTTGCAACCGGTACAACGAGAACGCAACTGGGCGGTCTACATCCTGTTTTTCCTGGCCGTCATCGCTGGCATCCTGGCATTCGTCGATGCCGCTCGCTACATGGGCTGGCTGCCCATCGCTACGTTTGGCGAACTGAAATTCGTGTTGCCTGACGCCAGATGGTTTGCCGCCCTGATGTCTGCCCTGGTAGGCGTGATCTGGTTCGTCGTGGCCAAATGGCTGTGGGATCTTAATCCCTCAGGTTGGCTGTTCGTAGTGGTGATCGCTGTGATCAACCTGATCTTCCTGTTCCTGTCGATTCTGGGCAAGACTACCTTCAGCGACGTGCTGATTCCGGTCATTGTCAACGTTCTGGCATTGATCCTGGCGTTGCTGCCGAGCACCAAACAGGCTTTCATTCCACCGTTGCCCTCGAAGGACGCCGTTCAGGATGCAGCCGACAGGACCGCGGCAGCCCGCACTGCTTCCGTTGCGGCTACGGCCGACAAGGTTGCTGACAAGGCAACCGACGCAACCGCCACTACTGGCGCAGCTGTCGCCGATGCAGCAGATGACACGGCAGATGCCGTTACAGAGTCAGCGGCTGCAATCGCGGCTGCCGCCGAAGCAGTCGATGCCGCTCCCGGCGTCGATTTGACGCAGATCGAAGGCGTTGGCCCCAAGATCGCTGAAGTGCTGCGAGCAGCCGGTATCAATTCCTATGCCGAGTTGGCAGCTACTTCGCCCGAGGAACTGCACAAAATCCTGGCCGATGCCGGCATTTCTGCCAAGCCCGATACATGGCCCTCGCAGGCCCAGCTGGCTGCTGCAGGGCGCTGGAAGGATCTCGAAGCGATCCAGGCGCAACTGAAGGGTGGGCGGACAGCCTGACAGGCCAGTTGGGCGACCCTGACGGTCGCCCTGGCATAACCCGTCACCCGGGGCAGGTGTCTTCTTGGCACCTGCCCTTGCACTGCCCAGCCCAGGCGAGCGCATCTGAAGATAGTTGTGCATACCTGGGCTGGTGCAAGAAACCTCTGCCTTTACACCGGAGAAACCCAATGGTTAAAAATACAGCTCAAGGCGAGACTCCTGCCTACTTGCAGGAGGAGAACCCTGTCGGTCCGGACTGGCTGAGTCCCGGCTGGCGCAAGTTTTTTACGGTCCTGCTGGGTATCGTTTTTTTCCTCTCCTTCCTGGCCTTCACCCTGGGGCTCGCTGTGCGGCGAGATATACTGAGTCCCACGCTTTATAGC of Chloroflexota bacterium contains these proteins:
- a CDS encoding DUF4332 domain-containing protein, with translation MTQRNLQPVQRERNWAVYILFFLAVIAGILAFVDAARYMGWLPIATFGELKFVLPDARWFAALMSALVGVIWFVVAKWLWDLNPSGWLFVVVIAVINLIFLFLSILGKTTFSDVLIPVIVNVLALILALLPSTKQAFIPPLPSKDAVQDAADRTAAARTASVAATADKVADKATDATATTGAAVADAADDTADAVTESAAAIAAAAEAVDAAPGVDLTQIEGVGPKIAEVLRAAGINSYAELAATSPEELHKILADAGISAKPDTWPSQAQLAAAGRWKDLEAIQAQLKGGRTA